One region of Aurantimonas sp. HBX-1 genomic DNA includes:
- a CDS encoding HAMP domain-containing protein gives MDRRKLLAALRTFRRGDFSVRLPEDHDGIDGEIAQTFNEIVEINQQITGEFERLSRLVGKDGRIAERGSVRNASGGWESSVRSVNELIQDMVQPTAEVARVIGAVAKGDLSQSMMVEIDGRPLRGEFLRIGKIVNTMVEQLASFASEVTRVAREVGTDGKLGGQAQVQGVAGTWKDLTENVNAMATNLTGQVRNIAEVTTAVALGDLSKKITVDVKGEILELKDTINTMVDQLNSFASEVTRVAREVGTEGKLGGQAQVPGVAGTWKDLTENVNAMATNLTGQVRNIAEVTTAVALGDLSKKITVDVKGEILELKNTINTMVDQLNSFASEVTRVAREVGTEGKLGGQAQVPGVAGTWKDLTENVNAMATNLTGQVRNIAEVTTAVALGDLSKKITVDVKGEILELKNTINTMVDQLNSFASEVTRVAREVGTEGKLGGQAQVQGVAGTWKDLTENVNAMATNLTGQVRNIAEVTTAVALGDLSKKITVDVKGEILELKNTINTMVDQLNSFASEVTRVAREVGTEGKLGGQAQVQGVAGTWKDLTDNVNSMAENLTGQVRNIAEVTTAVARGDLSKKITVDVKGEILELKDTINTMVDQLNSFASEVTRVAREVGTEGKLGGQAQVQGVAGTWKDLTDNVNAMAANLTGQVRNIAEVTTAVALGDLSKKITVDVKGEILELKNTINTMVDQLNSFASEVTRVAREVGTEGKLGGQAQVRGVAGTWKGLTDNVNSMAENLTGQVRNIAEVTTAVARGDLSKKITVDVKGEILELKDTINTMVDQLNSFASEVTRVAREVGTEGKLGGQAQVQGVAGTWKDLTDNVNLMATNLTNQVRGIADVVTAVAEGNLKRKLSVDAKGEIATLAETINGMIETLATFADQVTNMAREVGIEGKLGGQARVPGAAGLWRDLTDNVNQLAANLTNQVRSIADVATAVTKGDLSRSIAVEASGEMAVLKDNINEMIRNLKDQTLKNAEQDWLKTNLARFSRMLQGERDLKTVSTLIMSELAPLVNAQYGVFYVTTREEDALHLELAASYGAENVANLKHHVALREGLIGQSAADKRAILLEDVPSGFLQISSGLGRADPANVIILPALFEDEVRAVIELASFGEFRESHQSFLNQLMESVGIVLNTIAATMRTEDLLKQSQLLTAELQARQTELTTKQEELHATNEEMQEKAQLLENEKKQVEAKNIEIEMARRALEEKAEQLALTSRYKSEFLANMSHELRTPLNSLMILSKLLASNQQGNLDAKQVEFARTIHSAGTDLLSLINDILDLSKIESGTVSIEVGDISLAELTQHMERTFRQIAADKNLGFTISLASDVPEKVRSDEKRLQQIVLNLLSNAFKFTSAGEVTIAIGMADDGWNSDHAALNTASGVLSIAVSDTGIGISPDKQKLIFEAFQQADGTTSRKYGGTGLGLSISREIARLLGGELHVSSRPGEGSTFTLYIPLRTVDEEADHASPDLAGDAAPPAEISSPLAGALEVADDRGAISHGDRVILIVEEDVTHAKLLLELARKAELKGVVSTSGAETLALARKLQPDALAVDIDLSDMNGLVLLDLLRHDSRIRHLPIHVFSGSPGALAEAAESGGILMDLDVLYQKFLDVRQQSREDDGEDAATSMDDTGMLSGAKVLIVDDDIRNIYSLTSALEIHGIHVLHAERAREGLSILEENPDVDVALIDIMMPEMDGYELIREIRKYPRHKDLPLISVTAKAMRGDRQKCLEAGASDYVSKPVDIELLLSLLRVWVARSHSRARPDSGGSPFAVVAE, from the coding sequence ATGGATCGCCGCAAGCTGCTTGCGGCACTGCGTACCTTCCGTCGCGGCGACTTTTCCGTTCGCCTGCCCGAAGATCACGACGGCATCGACGGCGAGATCGCTCAGACCTTCAACGAAATCGTCGAGATCAACCAGCAGATCACCGGCGAATTCGAGCGGCTCAGCCGGCTCGTCGGCAAGGACGGGCGCATCGCCGAGCGCGGCAGCGTGCGCAACGCGTCCGGCGGGTGGGAGTCCAGCGTACGCTCGGTCAACGAGCTGATTCAGGACATGGTGCAGCCGACCGCCGAGGTGGCCCGCGTCATCGGGGCGGTCGCCAAGGGCGATCTCTCGCAATCCATGATGGTGGAGATCGACGGTCGTCCCTTGCGCGGCGAGTTTCTGCGCATCGGCAAGATCGTCAACACGATGGTGGAGCAGCTCGCCTCCTTCGCCTCGGAGGTGACGCGCGTGGCGCGCGAGGTCGGCACCGATGGCAAGCTGGGCGGTCAGGCGCAGGTGCAGGGCGTCGCCGGCACCTGGAAGGACCTGACCGAGAACGTCAACGCGATGGCGACGAACCTGACCGGGCAGGTCCGCAACATCGCGGAAGTGACCACCGCCGTGGCGCTCGGCGATCTGTCCAAGAAGATCACCGTCGACGTGAAGGGCGAGATCCTGGAGCTGAAGGACACCATCAACACGATGGTGGACCAGCTCAATTCCTTCGCCTCGGAGGTGACGCGCGTTGCCCGCGAAGTCGGCACGGAGGGCAAGCTCGGCGGCCAGGCGCAGGTGCCGGGCGTCGCCGGCACCTGGAAGGACCTGACCGAGAACGTCAACGCGATGGCGACCAACCTCACGGGCCAGGTGCGCAACATCGCGGAAGTGACCACGGCCGTGGCGCTCGGTGACCTTTCGAAGAAGATCACCGTCGACGTGAAGGGCGAGATCCTGGAGCTGAAGAACACCATCAACACGATGGTGGACCAGCTGAACTCCTTCGCCTCGGAAGTGACGCGCGTGGCCCGCGAGGTCGGCACCGAGGGCAAGCTGGGCGGTCAGGCGCAGGTGCCGGGCGTCGCCGGCACGTGGAAGGACCTGACCGAGAACGTCAACGCGATGGCGACCAACCTGACGGGGCAGGTGCGCAACATCGCCGAGGTCACCACCGCCGTGGCGCTGGGGGATCTTTCGAAGAAGATCACCGTCGACGTGAAGGGCGAGATCCTGGAGCTGAAGAACACCATCAACACGATGGTGGACCAGCTCAATTCCTTCGCCTCGGAGGTGACGCGCGTCGCCCGCGAGGTCGGTACCGAGGGCAAGCTCGGCGGTCAGGCGCAGGTGCAGGGTGTCGCCGGCACCTGGAAGGACCTGACCGAGAACGTCAACGCGATGGCGACCAACCTGACCGGGCAGGTGCGCAACATCGCGGAAGTGACCACCGCCGTGGCGCTCGGCGATCTTTCGAAGAAGATCACCGTCGATGTGAAGGGCGAGATCCTGGAGCTGAAGAACACCATCAACACCATGGTGGACCAGCTGAACTCCTTCGCCTCGGAAGTGACGCGCGTGGCGCGCGAGGTGGGCACGGAGGGCAAGCTGGGCGGCCAGGCGCAGGTGCAGGGCGTTGCCGGCACCTGGAAGGACCTCACCGACAACGTCAATTCCATGGCCGAGAACCTCACCGGCCAGGTCCGCAACATCGCCGAGGTCACCACGGCGGTGGCCCGCGGCGATCTCTCCAAGAAGATCACCGTCGACGTGAAGGGCGAGATCCTCGAGCTGAAGGACACCATCAACACCATGGTGGACCAGCTCAACTCCTTCGCCTCGGAAGTGACGCGCGTGGCGCGCGAGGTGGGCACCGAGGGCAAGCTCGGCGGTCAGGCGCAGGTGCAGGGCGTCGCCGGCACCTGGAAGGACCTGACCGACAACGTCAACGCGATGGCGGCGAACCTGACCGGCCAGGTCCGCAACATCGCGGAGGTGACCACCGCCGTGGCGCTGGGCGATCTGTCGAAGAAGATCACCGTCGATGTGAAGGGCGAGATTCTCGAGCTGAAGAACACCATCAACACGATGGTGGACCAGCTGAACTCCTTCGCCTCGGAAGTGACGCGCGTGGCGCGCGAGGTGGGCACGGAGGGCAAACTCGGCGGCCAGGCGCAGGTTCGCGGTGTCGCCGGCACCTGGAAAGGCCTCACCGACAACGTCAATTCCATGGCCGAGAACCTTACCGGCCAGGTCCGCAATATCGCGGAAGTGACCACGGCGGTGGCTCGCGGCGATCTGTCGAAGAAGATCACCGTCGACGTGAAGGGGGAGATCCTCGAGCTGAAGGACACCATCAACACGATGGTGGACCAGCTGAACTCCTTCGCTTCGGAAGTGACCCGCGTCGCCCGCGAAGTCGGCACGGAGGGCAAGCTCGGCGGCCAGGCGCAGGTGCAGGGCGTCGCCGGCACCTGGAAGGATCTCACCGACAACGTCAACCTGATGGCGACCAACCTGACCAACCAGGTGCGGGGCATCGCCGACGTCGTGACGGCCGTCGCCGAGGGCAACCTCAAGCGCAAGCTGTCGGTGGACGCCAAGGGCGAGATCGCGACGCTCGCCGAGACGATCAACGGCATGATCGAGACGCTGGCGACCTTCGCCGACCAGGTGACCAACATGGCGCGCGAGGTCGGCATCGAGGGCAAGCTCGGCGGCCAGGCGCGCGTGCCGGGCGCTGCGGGCCTCTGGCGCGACCTGACCGACAACGTCAATCAGCTCGCGGCCAATCTGACGAACCAGGTGCGCTCCATCGCCGATGTGGCCACCGCGGTGACCAAGGGCGACCTCTCGCGCTCGATCGCGGTCGAGGCGTCGGGCGAAATGGCCGTCCTGAAGGACAACATCAACGAGATGATCCGCAACCTCAAGGATCAGACGCTGAAGAATGCCGAGCAGGACTGGCTGAAGACCAACCTCGCCCGCTTCTCGCGCATGCTGCAGGGCGAGCGCGACCTGAAGACCGTCTCGACGCTGATCATGTCCGAGCTGGCGCCGCTGGTGAACGCGCAATACGGGGTGTTCTACGTCACCACCCGCGAAGAGGACGCGCTGCATCTGGAACTCGCCGCCAGCTACGGCGCGGAGAACGTCGCGAACCTCAAGCACCACGTCGCGCTGCGCGAAGGCCTGATCGGGCAGAGCGCCGCGGACAAGCGGGCCATCCTCCTCGAGGACGTGCCGTCGGGCTTCCTGCAGATATCCTCGGGTCTCGGCCGCGCCGACCCGGCCAATGTCATCATCCTGCCCGCCCTGTTCGAGGACGAGGTCCGCGCCGTCATCGAACTCGCCTCGTTCGGCGAATTCCGCGAGTCGCACCAGTCGTTCCTCAACCAGCTGATGGAGTCCGTCGGCATCGTTCTCAATACGATCGCCGCCACCATGCGCACCGAGGATCTGCTGAAGCAGTCCCAGCTGCTGACAGCCGAGCTGCAGGCCCGCCAGACCGAGCTGACGACCAAGCAGGAAGAGCTGCACGCCACCAACGAGGAGATGCAGGAAAAGGCCCAGCTTCTGGAAAACGAGAAGAAGCAGGTGGAGGCCAAGAACATCGAGATCGAGATGGCCCGCCGCGCGCTCGAGGAGAAGGCCGAGCAGCTTGCCCTGACCTCCCGCTACAAATCCGAGTTCCTGGCGAACATGAGCCACGAACTGCGGACCCCGCTGAACTCGCTGATGATCCTTTCCAAGCTGCTGGCCAGCAACCAGCAGGGCAATCTCGACGCCAAGCAGGTGGAATTCGCCAGGACGATCCACTCGGCGGGCACCGATCTTCTCAGCCTGATCAACGACATTCTCGACCTGTCGAAGATCGAGTCCGGCACGGTGTCGATCGAGGTGGGGGACATTTCGCTTGCCGAGCTGACCCAGCACATGGAGCGGACGTTCCGCCAGATCGCCGCCGACAAGAATCTCGGCTTCACGATTTCGCTGGCGAGCGACGTGCCGGAGAAGGTGCGGAGCGACGAGAAGCGGCTGCAGCAGATCGTCCTCAACCTGCTGTCAAACGCCTTCAAGTTCACCTCGGCCGGCGAGGTCACGATCGCGATCGGCATGGCCGACGACGGGTGGAACAGCGACCATGCAGCGCTCAACACCGCCTCCGGCGTGCTCTCCATCGCGGTGAGCGACACCGGCATCGGCATCTCGCCCGACAAGCAGAAGCTGATCTTCGAGGCCTTCCAGCAGGCCGACGGCACGACCAGCCGCAAATACGGCGGCACCGGTCTTGGCCTTTCCATCAGCCGCGAGATCGCCCGTCTTTTGGGCGGCGAGCTCCATGTCAGCAGCCGGCCCGGCGAAGGCTCGACCTTCACGCTCTACATTCCGCTGCGGACCGTCGACGAGGAGGCCGACCACGCCTCGCCCGATCTCGCCGGCGATGCGGCCCCGCCGGCCGAGATCAGCTCGCCGCTCGCCGGCGCGCTCGAAGTGGCCGATGATCGCGGGGCGATCTCCCATGGGGACCGCGTCATCCTCATCGTCGAGGAGGACGTCACGCACGCCAAGCTCCTGCTGGAACTGGCGCGGAAGGCCGAACTGAAGGGCGTGGTGTCGACCAGCGGCGCCGAAACCCTGGCGCTGGCGCGAAAGCTTCAGCCCGACGCGCTCGCGGTGGACATCGATCTCTCCGACATGAACGGCCTCGTGCTGCTCGACCTCCTGCGGCACGATTCGCGGATCCGGCATCTTCCCATCCACGTGTTCTCCGGATCGCCAGGCGCGCTCGCCGAGGCAGCGGAGTCGGGCGGGATCCTCATGGATCTCGACGTGCTCTACCAGAAGTTCCTCGATGTCCGGCAACAGTCGCGGGAAGACGATGGCGAAGATGCCGCGACCTCCATGGACGACACCGGGATGCTGTCCGGGGCCAAGGTGCTCATCGTCGACGACGACATCCGCAACATCTATTCGCTGACCAGTGCCCTGGAGATTCACGGCATCCACGTGCTGCACGCCGAGCGCGCGCGCGAGGGGCTGTCGATCCTGGAGGAGAACCCGGACGTCGATGTCGCGCTGATCGACATCATGATGCCGGAAATGGACGGCTACGAACTCATCCGCGAGATCCGAAAATATCCCCGGCACAAGGATCTCCCGCTGATTTCGGTAACCGCCAAGGCGATGCGCGGCGATCGCCAGAAGTGCCTCGAGGCCGGGGCCTCGGATTATGTCTCCAAGCCGGTTGACATCGAGCTCCTACTCTCGCTCTTGCGGGTCTGGGTCGCCCGGTCACATTCTCGCGCGCGGCCGGATTCGGGCGGCAGCCCATTCGCGGTCGTGGCGGAGTGA